The Neorhodopirellula lusitana genome has a segment encoding these proteins:
- a CDS encoding ShlB/FhaC/HecB family hemolysin secretion/activation protein: MDRRFWVAIAFVAVAQTLLSNHAFSQNFERYQPKLFGPTNDRAIDLNATQSPEDALPSSDAVLVDALEAVIILDHPDAVMPHEAHAELQGVHCQVGSGSSLANSNRVHRVIHGHFGKPITLRNLNQLTRDIITIYEKCGQPIVDVQIPEQKITGGTIQIVIVESRISSINVAGAEWLDPCRLRGQITRSRVGGRIHEPCLAEDLYWLNRNPFRSVGLDLQPGGYDGTTDLTFEVDDVFPMRAYMGYEDTGVDTLGLERLYSGLVIGNLFGQDGILGYQFTSDAGFSQLEAHALSYSVDLDRKHSAFLFGSWASASPTLPAPLTQDGEAWQLGSRLFHYRTRTANEESAFYVGTDFKSSNTSVEFGVVNATQSDADLLQLGFGYNAFKRRSNGDYARWNTDVNVSPGDGFTSNNNRAAFSTLRADTAPGYVYCRSAIDLRRQLGCRHELVSHAVGQLASDRLLYSETLGFGGYDSVRGYDQRVANGDNGWLTSFEFGPNATVYGCGKSERTLKYYAFSDLGQAFVLDPQVGEEKEQFLASVGVGLRFALADRLALRLDYGQGLNDVATAPAGGRVHVGLVSFLGPTPKRR, from the coding sequence ATGGATCGTCGTTTTTGGGTTGCAATCGCATTTGTTGCGGTTGCACAAACGCTGTTGAGCAATCACGCATTTTCGCAAAACTTTGAGCGATATCAGCCCAAGCTATTCGGGCCAACGAATGATCGTGCGATTGATCTGAACGCGACCCAGTCGCCCGAAGACGCGCTCCCATCCAGCGACGCGGTGTTGGTTGACGCGTTAGAAGCCGTCATCATTCTCGATCACCCTGATGCGGTCATGCCGCACGAAGCTCACGCCGAACTGCAAGGTGTTCATTGCCAAGTCGGTTCGGGTTCGTCATTGGCGAACTCCAATCGAGTGCATCGTGTGATTCACGGTCACTTTGGCAAACCGATCACGCTTCGGAACCTGAACCAACTGACTCGTGACATTATCACGATCTACGAAAAATGCGGTCAACCGATCGTGGATGTTCAAATCCCCGAGCAAAAGATCACCGGCGGCACCATCCAGATCGTCATCGTCGAATCACGCATCAGCTCGATCAACGTGGCCGGCGCCGAGTGGCTTGATCCATGCCGCTTGCGAGGCCAGATCACACGATCACGCGTGGGCGGACGAATTCACGAACCCTGTCTTGCCGAAGACCTCTATTGGTTGAACCGAAACCCGTTCCGTTCGGTTGGTCTGGACCTGCAACCCGGTGGCTACGATGGCACCACTGATTTGACGTTTGAAGTCGATGATGTCTTCCCAATGCGAGCCTACATGGGATACGAAGACACCGGCGTGGATACACTGGGGCTGGAACGACTTTATTCCGGTTTGGTCATCGGGAACCTGTTCGGCCAAGACGGGATCTTAGGCTATCAGTTCACGTCCGATGCGGGCTTCTCTCAATTGGAAGCACATGCTCTGAGTTACAGCGTTGACTTGGATCGCAAGCATTCCGCGTTCTTGTTTGGAAGCTGGGCATCCGCCTCGCCAACTCTTCCCGCGCCGCTGACCCAGGACGGGGAAGCGTGGCAATTGGGATCACGGCTGTTTCACTATCGAACACGCACCGCCAATGAGGAAAGTGCGTTCTACGTCGGAACCGACTTCAAGTCATCCAACACCTCCGTTGAATTTGGTGTGGTCAATGCCACCCAGTCCGACGCTGACCTATTGCAACTCGGCTTCGGCTACAACGCGTTCAAGCGACGTTCCAACGGCGACTATGCTCGCTGGAACACTGACGTCAACGTCAGCCCCGGCGACGGATTCACTTCCAACAACAACCGTGCCGCCTTCAGCACACTCCGTGCCGATACCGCACCCGGATACGTTTACTGCCGTTCGGCAATCGACCTGCGACGCCAATTGGGATGTCGCCACGAGTTGGTTTCGCATGCCGTGGGACAATTAGCTTCGGACCGTCTTCTGTACAGCGAAACGCTGGGATTCGGCGGCTACGATTCCGTTCGCGGTTACGATCAACGTGTTGCCAATGGTGACAACGGCTGGCTAACCAGCTTCGAATTCGGACCCAACGCGACCGTCTACGGGTGCGGCAAATCGGAACGCACGCTGAAGTACTACGCGTTCTCCGACCTGGGCCAAGCCTTTGTGCTGGACCCGCAAGTGGGCGAAGAGAAAGAGCAGTTCTTGGCCAGCGTCGGTGTCGGACTTCGCTTCGCTCTCGCCGATCGACTCGCACTGCGTCTCGACTACGGTCAAGGCCTCAACGACGTCGCCACCGCTCCCGCAGGCGGCCGAGTTCACGTCGGACTCGTTTCGTTCCTAGGCCCAACCCCCAAACGCCGATAG
- a CDS encoding FKBP-type peptidyl-prolyl cis-trans isomerase, which produces MKTWLPWLVLSLLLIVSACRSTAPLSSPLSSELAVPDAGPAKRTSVFFDDRPELQAGAGAMDAGTPPEFSETSSGLNYRVLRKSDGKKPTSASTVSVHYRGWLNNGKVFDSSYERGEPTTFPLRNVIAGWTEGMQLVGEGGMIELWVPSDLGYGERGSPGSIPAHSNLHFIVELVSVN; this is translated from the coding sequence ATGAAGACTTGGTTGCCATGGTTGGTTTTGAGCCTCCTATTGATCGTTTCAGCGTGCCGGTCCACGGCGCCGTTGAGCTCGCCACTTTCTTCCGAATTGGCGGTCCCGGATGCCGGGCCTGCGAAGCGGACATCGGTCTTTTTTGATGACCGGCCTGAGCTTCAAGCTGGTGCGGGCGCCATGGATGCGGGCACACCGCCGGAGTTCTCCGAAACCAGTTCCGGACTGAACTATCGGGTCTTGCGAAAGTCCGATGGCAAGAAACCAACCTCGGCCAGCACCGTGTCGGTTCACTACCGCGGTTGGCTGAACAACGGCAAGGTGTTCGACAGCTCGTACGAGCGAGGTGAGCCGACCACTTTTCCTTTGCGAAACGTCATCGCTGGCTGGACCGAAGGGATGCAGCTTGTCGGCGAAGGTGGCATGATCGAATTGTGGGTGCCTTCCGATCTCGGTTATGGCGAACGTGGTTCACCGGGCTCGATCCCTGCCCATTCGAACCTGCACTTTATTGTCGAACTTGTGAGCGTCAACTAG
- a CDS encoding GTP-binding protein → MIHTKDSIELLNSIIGLGSGRHLIAITGSPGAGKSTLVERVLRELNAGGEELAVVVPMDGYHFDNAILKQNGWEDRKGAPYTFDVMALARDLERILANDTVFVPVFDRVLDCSRGFAREVRPEHQYVLVEGNYLCCQDGPWPAIGASFSLHIHIEVDRATLRQRLIQRWLDHNLDQPAAVARTDNNDMRNVDWVSKHNRKPDILYCPS, encoded by the coding sequence GTGATTCACACGAAAGACTCGATCGAACTTCTCAACTCAATCATCGGCCTGGGATCTGGCCGGCATTTGATCGCCATCACCGGTTCTCCGGGGGCCGGTAAATCCACTTTGGTCGAGCGAGTGTTGAGAGAACTCAACGCGGGTGGCGAAGAACTAGCGGTGGTAGTGCCGATGGACGGTTACCACTTTGACAACGCAATACTTAAGCAAAACGGCTGGGAAGACCGCAAAGGCGCGCCCTACACCTTCGACGTGATGGCACTGGCGAGAGACTTGGAACGCATCCTCGCCAACGACACCGTCTTTGTGCCCGTGTTTGACCGCGTGCTTGACTGCAGTCGTGGGTTTGCCCGTGAAGTCCGGCCAGAACACCAATACGTTCTGGTAGAAGGAAACTACCTCTGCTGTCAGGACGGCCCCTGGCCAGCAATCGGTGCGAGCTTTTCACTGCACATTCACATCGAAGTCGACCGTGCCACTTTGCGTCAACGCCTCATTCAACGATGGCTTGATCACAACTTGGACCAGCCTGCAGCGGTCGCCCGTACCGACAACAACGACATGCGTAATGTGGATTGGGTCAGCAAGCACAACCGCAAACCCGACATCTTGTATTGCCCCAGCTGA
- a CDS encoding sialate O-acetylesterase: MMIRSLMLVPLFLLMPASFGVAQASKPLRVYILAGQSNMVGTGGISTLDYIGDDPKTEMLLEQMQGRGEQPKVCDRVWISSLNGKGAQYGGEGVGKLTAGYGFRRDDPTQHGDCIGPEFMFGIAMEQVYDGPILLIKTAWGGRSLSVDFRPPGAGPYQFNDAQIAKHTSKGDLEKVAAQKKEATGKNYHYMIEHVQKVLGDLKRVCPEYDAEAGYELSGFVWFQGWNDYVDAGTYNASEGSHQFDPYSELLEQLIRDVRKDLHSPKLPFVIGVMGMHGNFTPGTFNPRGNAEEKMIRFRKAMAAPASLPEFKGNVIAVQTAPFNEAELGRINMKLDKVKQFGRRLKKENESKTSASGSLSPSEIKERIAEYRAELVSPEEEATWQRGAGTGGFVHYFGAAKFHAQAGQAFAKALQSLDAK, translated from the coding sequence ATGATGATCCGCTCACTGATGCTCGTGCCTCTGTTTCTGTTGATGCCGGCTTCATTTGGGGTAGCCCAGGCCAGCAAGCCGCTGAGGGTCTACATTTTGGCCGGACAGTCGAACATGGTGGGGACCGGTGGGATCTCGACCCTGGATTACATTGGTGATGATCCAAAGACCGAAATGCTCCTTGAACAAATGCAAGGGCGGGGCGAGCAGCCCAAGGTATGCGACCGAGTTTGGATTTCCTCATTGAACGGCAAAGGTGCTCAATACGGAGGCGAGGGGGTTGGGAAGCTGACCGCTGGTTACGGCTTTCGACGCGATGACCCAACCCAACATGGTGACTGCATTGGTCCAGAGTTCATGTTCGGCATCGCGATGGAACAGGTCTACGATGGGCCGATTCTGTTGATCAAAACTGCCTGGGGCGGACGCAGCCTTAGTGTGGACTTTCGGCCACCAGGTGCGGGGCCATACCAATTCAATGATGCCCAAATCGCAAAACACACCTCGAAAGGTGATTTGGAAAAAGTGGCGGCTCAAAAGAAGGAGGCAACGGGCAAGAACTACCACTACATGATCGAGCACGTCCAAAAGGTTCTTGGCGATCTTAAGCGAGTCTGTCCAGAGTACGACGCTGAAGCTGGCTATGAACTTTCGGGGTTCGTTTGGTTTCAAGGCTGGAATGACTATGTCGATGCTGGCACCTACAACGCAAGCGAAGGATCGCATCAGTTCGATCCTTACAGCGAGTTATTGGAGCAATTGATTCGCGACGTACGCAAAGATCTCCATTCGCCGAAGCTGCCGTTTGTCATTGGGGTGATGGGGATGCACGGCAATTTCACGCCCGGAACTTTCAATCCACGAGGCAATGCAGAGGAGAAGATGATTCGTTTTCGAAAGGCGATGGCTGCTCCGGCTTCACTGCCTGAGTTCAAGGGGAATGTGATTGCAGTCCAAACCGCTCCGTTCAACGAAGCAGAGCTTGGACGGATTAACATGAAGCTAGACAAGGTTAAGCAATTTGGCAGGCGTTTAAAGAAAGAAAACGAGAGCAAGACCAGTGCAAGTGGCTCGTTAAGCCCAAGTGAGATCAAGGAGCGGATCGCGGAATATCGAGCCGAGTTGGTCTCTCCGGAAGAGGAAGCGACTTGGCAGCGGGGTGCTGGCACCGGCGGATTCGTGCACTACTTCGGTGCTGCCAAGTTTCATGCTCAGGCCGGTCAGGCGTTCGCAAAGGCACTGCAAAGCTTGGATGCGAAATAG